Proteins encoded by one window of Lycium barbarum isolate Lr01 chromosome 11, ASM1917538v2, whole genome shotgun sequence:
- the LOC132618672 gene encoding peamaclein-like: protein MMKLSFATLLLVILVLTSFFIPPTIADSGFCNSKCNIRCSKAGRQDRCLKYCGICCTECHCVPSGTYGNKDECPCYRDKKNSKGGPKCP, encoded by the exons ATGATGAAGCTAAGTTTTGCAACCCTGCTTCTGGTGATACTTGTTCTTACTTCTTTCTTCATTCCACCCACTATTGCTGATTCAG GTTTTTGTAATTCAAAGTGCAACATTAGGTGTTCAAAGGCAGGACGACAAGACAGATGCTTGAAGTATTGTGGGATATGCTGTACCGAGTGCCATTGCGTTCCTTCTGGAACTTATGGGAACAAAGACGAGTGCCCTTGCTACAGAGACAAGAAGAACTCTAAAGGGGGCCCTAAATGCCCTTGA
- the LOC132617290 gene encoding uncharacterized protein LOC132617290: MNSCFGCLSKKVNLENWNKIFCGQIVHYLLQRRVVSLKKKEVWFIIDGKPIRFGMKEFAMITGLNCGKVSTSKALYDEGKAKDFLDLVLNKKSSLTGNDLKEILKSDRVDAQTKLKIAMVWFVESFLWAADQKRTVDIKNMKMVTNLDYFNAYPWGGRSFEMTVEFLLNVNLKKQSAEWKENNSTSKGYSFQGFPWAFMVWAFEAIPILGEAFGQPLIESPLPLPRLLRWYDKKKTPLDYKTVLLTMQNKEVVVHPTLVPTNVESKKSYLINWEDLKDGVDENIDRLTKVVSGVTRLVNSSLERHEIPVAMDHDGRETDIRRQPSKGVTENINLSDSPDKLSQLIELCANMFNEMKDMNKKLNERMDGLDAKVDHLSGIVGGLHVQVEKLSKKTYDDENFQVGDEQLDMLEKKVIGELEEEGSNMVDKDEATKFAGVCTTRAKRTRKTNPKYDSPFATDLRQKKIREASKNMKTYKRRKIGGDS; encoded by the exons ATGAATAGTTGTTTTGGCTGCTTATCAAAAAAAGTGAACCTAGAGAATTGGAACAAAATTTTTTGTGGCCAAATCGTACACTATCTTCTACAACGACGTGTTGTAAGCTTAAAGAAAAAGGAGGTTTGGTTCATAATTGATGGTAAGCCAATTCGATTTGGTATGAAGGAGTTTGCTATGATTACCGGACTGAATTGTGGAAAAGTTTCCACTAGTAAGgctttatatgatgaagggaaggCAAAAGATTTTTTAGATCTAGTGTTGAACAAAAAGAGTAGTCTAACGGGAAATGATTTAAAGGAAATATTAAAGAGTGACAGAGTTGATGCGCAAACAAAGTTGAAGATCGCTATGGTGTGGTTTGTTGAGTCTTTTTTATGGGCTGCTGATCAAAAGCGAACTGTTGATATAAAGAATATGAAAATGGTGACAAACTTGGATTACTTTAATGCATATCCTTGGGGTGGGCGTTCTTTTGAGATGACAGTTGAGTTCCTTCTAAATGTTAACTTAAAGAAACAGTCTGCAGAATGGAAGGAAAATAATTCCACATCTAAAGGTTATAGCTTTCAAGGATTCCCTTGGGCTTTTATG GTGTGGGCTTTCGAAGCAATTCCTATACTAGGAGAGGCTTTTGGACAGCCATTGATAGAATCTCCCTTGCCACTTCCAAGATTGCTCCGATGGTACGATAAAAAGAAGACACCCCTAGATTATAAAACAGTGTTATTGACAATGCAAAATAAAGAG GTTGTGGTGCATCCTACTTTGGTTCCTACTAATGTTGAGTCAAAAAAATCATATTTGATTAATTGGGAGGATTTGAAAGATGGGGTGGATGAGAATATAGATCGGTTGACAAAAGTAGTTAGTGGTGTGACACGATTAGTTAACTCTTCTCTCGAAAGGCATGAGATTCCGGTAGCTATGGATCACGACGGACGTGAAACTGATATTAGAAGACAACCATCAAAGGGAGTTACTGAAAATATTAATTTGAGTGATTCACCAGACAAACTTTCTCAACTTATTGAATTATGTGCAAATATGTTTAATGAGATGAAGGATATGAACAAGAAGTTGAATGAAAGAATGGATGGTCTCGATGCTAAAGTAGACCACTTGAGTGGTATAGTGGGTGGTTTGCATGTCCAGGTAGAAAAATTAAGCAAAAAAACGTATGATGATGAAAATTTTCAGGTGGGTGATGAACAACTAGATATGTTAGAAAAGAAGGTAATTGGTGAGCTTGAAGAGGAAGGAAGCAACATGGTTGACAAAGATGAAGCTACCAAATTTGCGGGAGTATGTACTACAAGGGCGAAACGAACAAGGAAAACTAACCCAAAATATGATTCCCCTTTTGCAACAGATCTCAGACAAAAGAAAATTCGGGAGGCTTCGAAGAATATGAAGACTTATAAAAGGAGAAAGATCGGCGGTGATAGTTAG